A region from the Halichondria panicea chromosome 11, odHalPani1.1, whole genome shotgun sequence genome encodes:
- the LOC135344139 gene encoding probable serine/threonine-protein kinase drkD gives MSQLRHPHIVQFLGVCYLPGAQLPVLLMEKLQTSLDNLLETSPNIPIDLKVHLLTGTGRGVVYLHSRTPPIAHRDLSAKNILVDNGLNAKIADLGVSRIVNIQPLAASMTQMPGTGVYMPPEAAQEEGVTRYNTAIDIFSFGVVFLFTLTQTFPKDLKPANYRDPATRRLVARSEIERCEHYIKPMKAALGDTHPLVQLTLACLEYDQEDRPSAVVVLRGLEEVGTTLPQNCTQTKLELIQQNEEIQQVAERVSNEKQAQINWLQQQIFEKHAQIEEAIDREQTQIAERDAHITQLQAFNDEKREQVRRLEKLTTLQQEQLEVQRREIDRLSSSVRSLQIQPREDTPQGSGQREATTNKTKQPIKIVDSSTGNALLPHKSTTPQPTVPTAITFNWTTCKDRPEEMIVFDHPVAINGKAYMRGWSNVTVTVLVYTPDQDSWDELPPPPVDCFTIATLRGRLLVVEVMTNLLMRRRIPS, from the exons ATGAGCCAGCTCCGTCACCCTCACATAGTACAGTTCCTGGGGGTGTGCTATCTCCCTGGAGCCCAACTCCCCGTCCTACTGATGGAGAAGCTACAAACCAGCCTCGACAACCTTCTGGAAACCAGCCCCAACATTCCTATTGACCTCAAAGTGCACCTTCTGACAGGGACTGGCCGAGGGGTGGTCTATCTGCACAGCCGCACTCCACCCATTGCCCATCGTGATCTGTCTGCCAAGAACATTCTAGTCGATAACGGTCTCAATGCCAAGATAGCAGACTTGGGTGTTTCTAGGATAGTGAACATTCAGCCTCTAGCTGCCTCGATGACTCAAATGCCAGGCACTGGTGTGTACATGCCACCAGAGGCAGCTCAAGAGGAAGGGGTCACACGATACAACACTGCCATAGACATATTCTCCTTTGGTGTGGTATTTCTCTTCACACTGACGCAAACCTTCCCCAAAGATCTCAAACCTGCTAATTATCGGGACCCTGCTACTCGAAGGCTGGTTGCTCGCTCTGAAATTGAACGCTGTGAACATTATATCAAACCAATGAAAGCAGCTCTTGGTGACACCCACCCCCTAGTCCAGTTGACCCTCGCTTGCCTGGAGTATGACCAAGAAGATCGACCATCTGCTGTGGTGGTGTTGAGAGGATTGGAGGAGGTTGGAACAACACTCCCTCAGAACTGCACCCAGACCAAGCTGGAACTGATTCAACAGAACGAAGAGATACAgcaagttgctgaaagagttTCCAATGAGAAGCAAGCTCAAATTAATTGGCTTCAACAGCAAATCTTTGAAAAACATGCTCAAATCGAAGAAGCCATCGATCGTGAGCAAACTcaaattgctgaaagagatgctCATATTACCCAATTACAAGCATTCAATGATGAGAAACGAGAGCAAGTTCGTAGACTGGAAAAACTGACCACTCTCCAACAAGAACAGTTGGAAGTTCAACGCAGAGAAATTGATCGTCTCTCCAGTTCAGTGAGGTCTCTACAGATACAGCCTCGGGAGGACACACCTCAGGGCTCAGGACAGAGAGAG GCAACCACAAACAAAACCAAACAACCAATCAAGATTGTTGATTCGAGCACTGGAAACGCATTGCTACCACACAAGTCGACCACACCACAACCAACTGTTCCTACTGCCATCACCTTCAACTGGACAACATGCAAGGACAGACCAGAGGAGATGATTGTGTTCGATCATCCTGTGGCTATCAACGGGAAGGCGTACATGAGAGGCTGGAGTAACGTGACTGTGACTGTgctagtgtacacaccagATCAGGATAGCTGGGATGAGCTGCCACCTCCTCCAGTGGACTGcttcaccatagcaacactgAGAGGTCGACTGCTAGTGGTCGAGGTAATGACAAATCTACTAATGAGAAGACGAATACCATCCTAA
- the LOC135344116 gene encoding ephrin type-A receptor 4-like, producing the protein MLMHYQLVSVLLLSLLTLIVTGDGDGSLCTGTPSEEVSLPPNVRALLDSMHYDQTVLPPHWESVDLDDSNINREATSWLVEGTDCNRQFRVCGYTVGPQDNWLFTRHISRSVNSYLLPQVTVRIDYQLNDCPNTVEEGSETCSSFLNIMKYETLLEDLEAAINTNNYDQVVSLETNETGNIKTVFVDISFDSEDTGFYLAIRDPGTCIVISRLVVLYYICPAEVVNLEIHPETVAPLSDFIIIDSTCAENAVPVAHKMSLNCLEGGVWMETGHSECVCDNGFYRTNDGQNCLTSSRSLPNCPPGFYVSEAYVECLLCPNNSYSTVPDLSECPCNHGYYRAPQEVNLPCTLPPSPPRNLTIVGSTSTSVSLSWMEPLSTGGRDRSELKYSLWYKYISTGDIVHAATVTTTTGQINGLITGEQYYLFVSAETNLSIVAFSDFLIFATSPHDMKVRVAASIVSVITIAALILIICNIALWRKWKIRKLERIYTNEEAVSSSQDDHEPIYDTIDDFQPSPSSVTVTLQSLNSIESVGPFVDSTNPSYTCSSDEDFEPFVEPSNPSYNADLDSPASPDSVVSYYNIEQSIIHPSYMCDTFDSTESISDPSRPSYMYNSLPDPIITACPQAQVEHAHRTDCIIEETLNNSDCVYLVS; encoded by the exons ATGTTAATGCATTACCAGCTAGTCAGTGTGTTACTGCTTAGCCTGCTCACACTAATAGTGACTGGAGATGGAGATGGGTCTCTCTGCACAGGCACACCATCAGAGGAAGTTAGCCTGCCTCCAAATGTGAGAGCTCTGTTAGACTCCATGCATTATGATCAGACTGTGCTACCACCACACTGGGAGAGTGTGGATCTGGATGACAGTAATATCAATAGAGAAGCAACTTCT TGGCTTGTGGAAGGGACTGACTGTAATCGTCAGTTCAGAGTCTGTGGCTACACTGTCGGCCCTCAGGACAATTGGCTGTTTACCAGGCACATAAGCAGATCAGTCAACAGCTATCTGCTACCACAAGTCACTGTGAGGATCGATTACCAACTAAACGACTGTCCAAACACAGTGGAGGAAGGCAGTGAAACATGCAGCAGCTTTTTGAACATTATGAAGTATGAAACATTGTTGGAAGATCTTGAAGCTGCCATCAATACTAACAACTATGACCAAGTCGTCAGTTTGGAAACAAATGAGACAGGAAACATTAAAACTGTGTTTGTAGATATCAGCTTTGATTCTGAAGATACTGGATTTTATCTGGCAATTCGTGATCCAGGTACATGCATTGTCATATCGCGACTAGTTGTTCTCTATTATATATGCCCTGCTGAGGTAGTGAATTTAGAGATACACCCGGAAACTGTTGCTCCTCTCAGCGActttattattattgactcGACCTGTGCTGAGAATGCAGTTCCAGTGGCACATAAGATGTCATTGAATTGCCTCGAGGGAGGTGTGTGGATGGAGACAGGacacagtgagtgtgtgtgtgacaatgGATTCTATCGGACAAATGATGGACAGAATTGTTTGACAAGCTCACGATCTCTTCCTA ATTGTCCCCCAGGGTTCTATGTCAGTGAGGCTTATGTGGAATGTTTGTTATGTCCCAACAATAGTTATAGTACAGTGCCAGATTTGAGCGAGTGCCCGTGTAACCATGGTTACTATAGAGCTCCCCAGGAGGTGAACCTGCCATGCACCT taccccCTTCCCCTCCACGCAACCTGACTATAGTTGGGTCCACCAGTACATCGGTCAGCCTCTCCTGGATGGAGCCACTCTCAACTGGAGGTAGGGACAGGAGTGAGTTGAAGTACAGCCTCTGGTACAAGTACATTTCAACTGGGGACATAGTACACGCTGCCACTGTTACCACCACTACTGGACAAATTAATG GACTCATAACTGGGGAGCAGTATTATCTGTTTGTGTCCGCTGAAACAAACCTCTCAATAGTGGCTTTTAGTGATTTCCTGATATTCGCCACTTCTCCGCACGACATGAAAGTTCGAGTGGCTGCTTCAATAGTTTCTGTAATCACTATAGCAGCTCTCATTCTGATAATCTGTAATATAGCACTGTGGCGAAAATGgaaaataagaaagttggaACGCATCTATACAAACGAAGAAGCAGTTAGTTCTTCACAAGATGACCACGAACCAATCTACGATACTATTGATGACTTTCAACCATCTCCATCTTCAGTGACCGTGACTCTGCAATCATTGAACAGTATTGAAAGTGTTGGACCTTTTGTAGACTCAACCAATCCATCGTACACTTGCAGTAGTGATGAAGATTTTGAACCGTTTGTGGAACCATCAAATCCATCGTATAATGCAGACCTTGATTCCCCAGCTTCACCAGACTCTGTTGTTTCTTACTACAATATTGAACAATCTATTATCCACCCATCTTACATGTGCGACACTTTTGATAGCACTGAATCTATTTCCGACCCATCTCGTCCCTCCTATATGTACAACTCTCTACCAGACCCAATCATCACAGCCTGCCCTCAAGCACAAGTGGAGCATGCACACAGAACTGACTGTATTATAGAAGAGACCCTGAACAACAGTGATTGTGTTTATCTTGTGAGCTAA
- the LOC135344394 gene encoding dynamin-1-like protein, with protein sequence MDRLIPVINKLQDVFNTVGREAIQLPQIAVVGTQSTGKSSVLENIVGKDFLPRGSGIVTRRPLVLQLVHISFDQAGSKWGWGKFLHTAEKQFADFSEIRDEIASETERLAGSNKGIIPEPIRLRIFSPHVLHLTLIDLPGITRVPVGDQPEDIEAQIRSMLLEYVGNPKCIILAVHAANTDLATSEALKLAREVDPHGNRTLAVCTKLDLMDQGTDAVDLLTGKIIPVKLGIIGIVNRSQQDISEAKSIEDALRDEQVFLRKKYPALASRNGSPYLAKTLNKLLMQHIRDTLPILRHDITSKLNVYENHMTALGEPIENKGPALLQTLTKFSTSYCQKIEGNSRDIETHQLSGGARICYIFHQTLSRALHIIDPLEGLKRTDILHAISNAMGPRPALFVSEMAFELLVKRQIRLLLQPSLQCVELVYEELQRIIQYCLSHLRDFQRFPILRERMNAVVMGLIRERLPVTNQMVESLISIELAYINTNHPDFVGGTRAAYEAYMKAQTGQHLQKQEQIVHERIPPKTAIPKAQAIPPSQTEKQSGGPNQALQNGWLSSWYGGKQGGEGKPGDGLKEVSSTDIEPRSYAAIGRPDPNASVDTVNRQHFDCELIEKLITSYFLIVRKSIQDSIPKAVMHCLVNFVKDEVQSRLVSELYRTDAYDELMEESVEMVVRRKEVADMVKALQKAADILNEIRDVQFESKYVGYDYEEF encoded by the exons ATGGATCGTCTAATACCTGTTATCAACAAGCTACAGGACGTGTTCAACACTGTAGGTCGTGAGGCTATTCAACTGCCTCAAATTGCTGTAGTGGGCACACAAAGTACTGGGAAAAGTTCCGTTCTTGAAAACATTGTCGGAAAAGATTTCCTACCGAGGGGTTCTGGTATTGTGACGAGGCGACCCCTCGTACTCCAATTAGTGCACATCAGCTTCGATCAAGCCGGCTctaagtgggggtggggcaagTTCCTTCACACCGCCGAAAAACAATTTGCCGATTTCAGTGAGATTCGAGACGAAATTGCCAGCGAAACGGAACGTCTGGCGGGCTCTAATAAGGGGATAATTCCTGAACCCATACGACTGCGTATCTTCTCCCCTCATGTGTTACACTTGACGCTGATTGACTTGCCCGGTATCACTCGTGTTCCCGTGGGAGACCAACCCGAGGATATTGAGGCTCAGATACGGAGTATGCTGCTCGAGTATGTGGGCAACCCTAAGTGTATCATCCTGGCCGTGCATGCTGCTAACACTGACCTGGCCACCAGCGAG GCACTCAAACTAGCTCGTGAAGTGGATCCCCATGGCAACCGTACCCTCGCTGTATGCACCAAGCTAGATCTGATGGACCAAGGCACAGATGCCGTTGACCTACTCACGGGGAAAATCATTCCCGTCAAATTGGGAATTATTGGAATCGTAAATCGAAGCCAACAAGATATCAGTGAAGCAAAATCAATTGAAGACGCTCTACGCGACGAACAGGTTTTCCTCCGCAAGAAATATCCCGCTCTGGCTTCAAGAAATGGATCTCCTTATTTGGCAAAGACGCTCAACAAATTGCTGATGCAGCACATTCGAGATACGCTGCCGATACTGCGTCACGATATAACGTCGAAATTGAACGTCTACGAGAATCACATGACGGCACTCGGAGAGCCAATCGAAAACAAGGGACCAGCGTTGCTGCAAACACTCACAAAATTCTCGACTTCCTACTGCCAGAAAATCGAAGGAAACTCTCGAGATATTGAAACGCACCAATTATCAGGAGGAGCGAGGATTTGCTATATATTCCATCAAACACTGTCCAGAGCTTTGCACATCATCGATCCTTTGGAGGGTCTCAAACGCACAGACATCCTCCACGCTATCAGCAATGCTATGGGCCCTAGGCCGGCTCTGTTCGTGTCAGAAATGGCGTTTGAATTGCTTGTTAAACGTCAGATTCGTCTGCTGCTGCAACCTAGCCTGCAATGTGTGGAGCTTGTGTACGAAGAATTGCAGAGAATTATTCAGTACTGCCTGTCACATTTGAGGGATTTCCAGCGATTTCCGATACTGAGAGAACGAATGAACGCCGTGGTTATGGGTTTGATACGCGAAAGATTGCCAGTTACCAATCAAATGGTGGAGAGTCTTATTTCAATCGAGCTTGCCTACATCAATACTAACCACCCTGACTTTGTGGGTGGTACCAGAGCTGCCTACGAGGCTTACATGAAGGCACAGACTGGACAACACCTACAAAAACAAGAGCAGATTGTTCACGAACGAATTCCCCCCAAAACGGCCATTCCTAAAGCACAGGCTATACCTCCTAGCCAGACAGAGAAACAGAGTGGTGGTCCTAATCAAGCCTTGCAGAATGGTTGGCTGTCTTCGTGGTACGGTGGCAAGCAAGGCGGTGAAGGAAAGCCTGGGGATGGTCTAAAGGAAGTATCCTCGACAGATATTGAACCACGGAGCTACGCTGCCATTGGTCGCCCAGATCCAAACGCTTCAGTGGACACGGTCAATCGCCAACACTTTGATTGTGAACTTATCGAAAAGCTTATTACGTCGTATTTTCTCATTGTCCGAAAGAGTATTCAAGACAGCATCCCGAAAGCTGTCATGCATTGCCTCGTGAACTTTGTGAAAGACGAGGTCCAGAGTCGACTAGTGAGTGAGTTGTATCGTACGGATGCTTATGACGAACTAATGGAGGAGAGTGTAGAGATGGTTGTGCGGAGGAAGGAGGTGGCAGACATGGTCAAGGCTCTTCAGAAAGCTGCGGACATTTTGAACGAGATTAGAGACGTACAATTTGAGTCAAAGTATGTAGGCTATGATTATGAGGAATTTTGA
- the LOC135344188 gene encoding alpha-parvin-like yields MAFNTLFRTKNQQEVQELEKEGAKAISLQAEIGPLIDDENYVMVVGEERLVLAPHSLEEDNVKELISVLLAWINDTLEDRRIVVRDIVEDIYDGQVLGELLAALSKEDIRVIPVTQSSYMQKNKLKYLLEKINKLLGLEENTRKKWSVKTVHSKDVVSILHLLVALARFFRCQHPLPRNVTVRRILLKQLDAKLDSQVIIDEITGNDIGPTAPLHNKSAERDVFDKLFEEAPEKLEAVKRSLCQFASRVLSEMEGGGVTDVATQFSTGVNFVMMMGLLEGYYVPQYLWHPNPRNFDDSLDNMKMSFQLMVDAGLPPPNAKPDDVVHGDLKGTLRVLYAIFGKYKSRYQQPQATAGSRV; encoded by the exons ATGGCTTTCAATACTCTCTTCAGAACCAAGAACCAACAAGAAG TTCAAGAACTTGAGAAAGAAGGAGCTAAAGCTATTTCCCTACAGGCTGAGATCGGTCCATTGATCGATGATGAAAACTATGTCATGG tggtggGTGAGGAGCGTCTTGTGCTGGCCCCCCACTCACTCGAGGAAGACAACGTGAAGGAGTTGATCTCAGTGCTCCTTGCCTGGATCAATGACACACTGGAGGACCGGAGGATTGTTGTGAGGGACATTGTGGAGGATATATACGATGGTCAGGTCTTAGGAGAGTTGTTAG ccgcACTTTCCAAGGAGGATATTCGGGTGATTCCAGTTACACAGTCTTCATACATGCAAAAGAACAAACTCAAGTATCTACTGGAGAAGATCAACAAGCTGCTGGGACTGGAGGAAAACACTAGGAAAAAGTGGTCTGTCAAAA cggtCCACTCTAAAGACGTGGTGTCAATTCTCCACCTCTTGGTTGCTTTGGCGAGATTCTTCCGATGTCAGCATCCTCTACCACGCAACGTGACCGTGAGGAGAATACTACTCAAGCAACTAGACGCTAAACTGGACAGTCAGGTTATTATTGACGAGATAACGGGCAACGATATTGGACCAAC TGCTCCGTTGCATAACAAGTCCG CCGAACGTGATGTGTTTGACAAATTGTTTGAAGAAGCTCCCGAGAAACTAGAGGCAGTGAAAAGA TCCTTGTGTCAGTTTGCCAGTCGTGTGCTGAGTGAGAtggagggggggggtgtgACGGACGTGGCTACTCAGTTCTCTACTGGGGTCAACTTTGTGATGATGATGGGATTGCTGGAGGGGTACTATGTCCCTCAATATCTGTGGCATCCTAACCCACGCAACTTTGATGACAGT CTGGACAATATGAAGATGAGCTTCCAGCTGATGGTGGATGCTGGACTACCTCCTCCTAATGCTAAACCTGACG atgtagTCCACGGTGACCTGAAAGGCACTCTGAGGGTTTTGTACGCTATCTTTGGCAAGTACAAGTCTCGTTACCAACAGCCCCAGGCAACAGCAGGATCAAGAGTATAG
- the LOC135344396 gene encoding uncharacterized protein LOC135344396 yields MANRITAPELDQFIVATVELTGRVIGAGAYGSVEEVEIPGAKVAAKKLHQQLVNLGSPQQVEKWVNDFVEECKLMSQLRHPHIVQFLGVCYLPGAQLPVLLMEKLQTSLDNLLETSPNIPIDLKVHLLTGTGRGVVYLHSRTPPIAHRDLSAKNILVDNGLNAKIADLGVSRIVNIQPGRLAASMTQMPGTGVYMPPEVAQEEGVTRYNTTIDIFSFGVVSLFTLTQTFPKDLKPATYHDPVTRRIVGRSEIDRREKYIVPMKAALGETHPLVQLTLACLEYVSEDRPSAVVVLRGLEEVGTTLPQNCTQTKLELIQQVAVKDEEIQQVVAEKQAQIDANKVLHLEEIEQRDVGVNQLQREIFEFSAKVNQLQASIDLLQAENREQVRGLEELTTLQQEQLEVQRREIDHLSSSVRSLQIQPREDTPQGSGQREETTNKITQPIKIVDSSTGNALLPHKSTTPQPTVPTAITFNWTTCKDRPMWMNVYGQPVTINGKVYMSGWSNGTVTVLVYTPDQDSWDELPPPPVEDFTIHTTLRGRLLVVGGRDKSTKKNTNTILTFDESSRQWVQSLPRMPKALLVPAVVEYQNHLIVIGGADSNATMIADVNILNTSNKWITAEPLPRTDLYSTCLIGDTLYLVGHDTKEEVFRAHVPSLISRASSGVWESVASVPFYRSSPIAIGNTLLTVGGSNKALGGNDTSSIHLYDPTKDQWTQCGDLPKKMYYCNCIELSGKLCVLGDFGTSSSVYTSIPSITH; encoded by the exons ATGGCCAACAGAATCACAGCTCCCGAGTTGGACCAGTTCATAGTCGCTACTGTTGAGTTGACTGGCCGCGTAATAGGAGCAGGTGCTTATGGCagtgtggaggaggtggagataCCTGGAGCAAAGGTAGCTGCCAAGAAACTGCACCAACAGCTTGTCAACCTGGGCTCTCCACAGCAG GTTGAGAAATGGGTGAATGATTTCGTGGAGGAGTGTAAGCTGATGAGCCAGCTCCGTCACCCTCACATAGTACAGTTCCTGGGGGTGTGCTATCTCCCTGGAGCCCAACTCCCCGTCCTACTGATGGAGAAGCTACAAACCAGCCTCGACAACCTTCTGGAAACCAGCCCCAACATTCCTATTGACCTCAAAGTGCACCTTCTGACGGGGACTGGCCGAGGGGTGGTCTATCTGCACAGCCGCACTCCACCCATTGCCCATCGTGATCTGTCTGCCAAGAACATTCTAGTCGATAACGGTCTCAATGCCAAGATAGCAGACTTGGGTGTTTCTAGGATTGTGAACATTCAGCCTGGCCGGCTAGCTGCCTCGATGACTCAAATGCCAGGCACTGGTGTGTACATGCCACCAGAGGTAGCTCAAGAGGAAGGAGTCACACGATACAACACTACCATAGACATCTTCTCCTTTGGTGTGGTATCTCTCTTCACACTGACGCAAACCTTCCCCAAAGATCTCAAACCTGCTACATATCATGATCCAGTTACTAGGAGAATTGTTGGTAGATCAGAAATTGATCGCCGTGAAAAGTACATTGTTCCAATGAAAGCAGCTCTTGGTGAGACCCACCCCCTAGTCCAGTTGACCCTGGCTTGCCTGGAGTATGTATCTGAAGATCGACCATCTGCTGTGGTGGTATTGAGAGGATTGGAGGAGGTTGGAACAACACTCCCTCAGAACTGCACCCAGACCAAGCTGGAACTGATTCAACAGGTGGCTGTGAAGGATGAAGAGATACAGCAAGTTGTTGCTGAGAAGCAAGCTCAAATTGACGCAAACAAAGTACTACACTTGGAGGAAATTGAACAAAGGGACGTTGGAGTCAATCAACTTCAGAGAGAAATTTTTGAATTCTCAGCTAAAGTAAATCAATTACAAGCATCTATCGATCTTCTTCAAGCTGAGAATCGAGAGCAAGTTCGTGGACTGGAAGAACTAACCACTCTTCAACAAGAGCAGTTGGAAGTTCAACGCAGAGAAATTGATCATCTCTCCAGTTCAGTGAGGTCTCTACAGATACAGCCTCGGGAGGACACACCTCAGGGCTCAGGACAGAGAGAG GAAACCACAAACAAAATCACACAACCAATCAAGATTGTTGATTCGAGCACTGGAAACGCATTGCTACCACACAAGTCGACCACACCACAACCAACTGTTCCTACTGCCATCACCTTCAACTGGACAACATGCAAGGACAGACCAATGTGGATGAATGTGTACGGTCAACCTGTGACTATCAACGGGAAGGTGTACATGAGCGGCTGGAGTAACGGGACTGTGACTGTgctagtgtacacaccagATCAGGATAGCTGGGATGAGCTGCCACCTCCTCCAGTGGAAGACTTCAccatacaca cAACACTGAGAGGGCGACTGCTAGTGGTCGGAGGTCGGGACAAGTCTACTAAAAAGAACACGAATACCATCCTAACATTCGATGAGAGCTCTCGACAATGGGTCCAGTCACTTCCCCGCATGCCAAAAGCATTGCTTGTGCCAGCAGTTGTTGAATATCAGAACCATCTGATCGTTATCGGTGGAGCTGACTCAAACGCCACTATGATAGCTGACGTGAACATTCTGAACACAAGTAACAAATGGATCACAGCCGAACCACTTCCCCGCACTGATCTCTACAGCACTTGCCTAATTGGAGACACACTGTATCTTGTAGGTCACGACACTAAAGAAGAAGTGTTTCGAGCTCATGTACCCTCCCTCATATCACGAGCCAGTTCTGGTGTGTGGGAATCTGTCGCAAGTGTGCCATTCTATCGGTCGTCTCCCATCGCCATCGGCAACACCCTcctgactgtggggggtagtaaTAAAGCACTAGGAGGTAACGATACCTCAAGCATCCATCTGTACGATCCCACTAaagaccagtggacacaatGTGGTGACCTTCCCAAGAAAATGTACTATTGTAATTGCATTGAACTATCTGGCAAACTGTGTGTACTTGGTGATTTCGGCACTAGCAGTTCTGTGTACACATCAATCCCATCCATTACACACTAG